One window from the genome of Candidatus Synechococcus calcipolaris G9 encodes:
- the nuoK gene encoding NADH-quinone oxidoreductase subunit NuoK: protein MQLTHILLLAALLFCIGIYGLITSRNAVRVLMSIELLLNAVNLNLIGFANYLDGQDIKGQVFAVFVIAIAAAEAAVGLAIILAIYRNRDTVDMEQFNLLKW from the coding sequence ATGCAGTTGACCCATATTCTTCTTTTGGCCGCGCTTCTGTTTTGTATCGGTATTTATGGCCTGATTACGAGCCGCAATGCAGTCCGTGTCCTCATGTCCATTGAGCTATTACTCAATGCGGTTAATCTAAATCTGATTGGTTTTGCGAATTATCTAGATGGTCAAGATATTAAAGGTCAGGTGTTTGCTGTGTTTGTGATTGCCATTGCAGCGGCGGAAGCGGCGGTGGGCTTGGCAATTATTCTGGCGATTTACCGAAACCGTGACACCGTTGATATGGAGCAGTTTAACCTCCTCAAGTGGTAA